In Peptostreptococcus equinus, the DNA window CTTTTAAAAGTTTGCGATACAATGCGTGCAAGTAGGCTTATTTCAAATATATTAAGTAAAAATATAAAAGTTGAAACTTTTGGTAATGAAGAAACATCAGTTTGGCAAAATGATGATACTATTAATTATCCTATAATCCAGTCACTGGCTTCAAGCCTATATATACATAAAGACATAGAAGAGGATATAGGAAATGCTATTGTTAGTGAAATTGAAATATCAGACTCTGCATCCTCTGAACTTAGGAATATTAGAAGAAAAATAATTCAAAAGAATCAATCTATAAGGTCTAGGTTAAATACTATAATTTCGTCTACTACTTATCAGAAATATTTGCAAGATGCAATTATTTCTATGAGGGGAGATAGATTTGTAGTTCCAGTTAAGTCTGAGTATAGGTCTGTAGTAAATGGTATAGTACACGATCAGTCATCATCAGGTGCTACACTTTTTATTGAACCCATGTCTATAGTTGATATGAACAACGATTTAAGGCAATTAAAATTAAGAGAAAGAGAAGAGATAGATAGAATACTGGCAGATTTATCTGATAAAGTTGGTTCAGTGTGTAGAGAACTAATATCTAATCAGGAAATACTTGCTAGGATTGATTTCGCATTTTCAAAAGCAAAGTTATCAATTTCAATGAGAGCGATTGAACCAGTATTAAACTCAAACAATAAATTTAAAATAATAAAAGGCAGGCATCCTCTATTAGAAAAGGATAAAGTAGTTGCAAATACAGTATATTTAGGAGATGAATTTTCAACTTTATTAATTACTGGTCCAAATACAGGTGGTAAAACGGTAACAATAAAAATGGTTGGACTATTTGCTTTGATGACACAATGTGGTTTACACATTCCAGCTGACTATGGTTCTTCAATGTGTGTGTTTGATAATATTTTTGCTGATATTGGAGATGCACAAAGTATAGAGCAGAATCTCTCAACATTTTCATCTCATATGACTAGAATAGTAGATATTACACAACAAGTAAGCAAAAAATCTTTAGTAATATTTGATGAATTAGGAGCAGGTACAGATCCAGAAGAGGGTGAAGCATTAGCTATTGCTATACTTGAAGATATAAAGAGGGCAGGTGCATTATGTATAGCGACAACTCACTATAGTGCACTCAAAAAATATGCATTAGCTAAAAAAGATGTAGAAAATGCAGCAGTAGAATTTGATATGGATACACTTTCGCCAACTTATAGATTGATGATTGGTGTTCCTGGAAAATCAAATGCTTTTGAAATATCAAAAAAAATCGGTCTAAAAACTTATATAATAGAAGAAGCAAAAGAATTTTTATCTAGTGATGATATTGAGTTAGAAGAAGTTTTACAAGGTATTGAAAAAAATAGAATTAAAATAGATGAAGAGTTAGAAAATATAGAGCTCCTAAAGAAAGAAATAGAATTTAATAAAGAACAATATGAAAGAAAGATAAATAAATTCCAGGCATCTAAGGATAAAATGTTAGAAGATGCTAGAAGTCAAGCTTTTTCAATAGTAAGAGATACAAAAGAATCTTCTGAAAAAATAATTAAAGAATTGAAAGAACTTGAAAAAATAAATGAAGCTAAGGATAGAGATAGAAGAATAGAATCTATAAGAAAAGAAATTTCTCAGAATATGGGTTCACTTCAGCCATCCTTAGAATCAATAGTAGTTCCAAAATATTCTTCAAAAGAAATTAAGAGCTTAAAGCCAGGACAAAATGTAGATATAGTTACCTTAAGGCAAGAAGGGGTAATAATTTCATCTGATGACAAGAAAAAAGAAGCATTAGTGCAAGTTGGTATTATGAAAATGATGTTGCCATATAAATCGCTAAAGGTATCAGACAAAAAGGCTAAATCTAACGTAAGTAAGTCAACTAGAAAAATAATAAGATCAAAATCAGGTAATATTAAAAGAGAAGTTGACTTAAGAGGTATGAATTTAGAGGAAGCCATAATGGAAGTTGAAAAGTATTTAGATGATGCTAGTATGGCTGGTCATGAAGAAGTTACTATAATTCATGGAATGGGAACTGGAGTATTGAAAAAGGGAATAAACGAGTGGCTAAAGAAAAATGTACATGCTAAATCATTTAGACCAGGCCAGTATGGAGAAGGTGGACCAGGAGTTACAATAGTAAAAATAAAATAATATACAGATAAAGAGCCAAAATAATAAAATTATGGAGGTATGATATGAAAAAAGTAATGGTTATTATCAATCCAACAGCTGGATCGACAAAGGGACCTAAGTATATAGAAAAGATACAGAAAAAATTTTCAACATTTTTTGATGAGATAGATATTAGAATCACTAAAAAATCTAAAGATGCCTCTGAATTTTCAGGTCAAGCATGTGATTTAGGATATCATAGCATATTCGCACTTGGTGGTGATGGTACTGTAAATGAAGTAATATCAGGTATGGCTTTAAAAGAATACAGACCAAAATTTGGTATTCTACCAGGGGGTACTGTAAATATGTTGGCTAGAATGTTAAATATACCTATGAGAGTAGATTGGGCAATTAAACGATTGGACTTCAATAGATATACTCCACTAGATATAGGAAAAGCTAATGACAAATATTTTGCATATATATTTAGTATTGGAGTAGTAGCTGAAGCTATTCATAATGTTGGCATTGATGAAAAAACAAGGTATGGACCTATGGCTTATGCCTTTAGCACAATAAAAAATATAAGAGATGACAAAGTAAAACAAGTGTCAATAGAAACAGAAAAAGATAAATACTATGGGCCTGCAAGTCATGTATTAATATTGCTTAGAGATACATTTGGCCATATGAGATTAGTAGAAGATGAAGATGAGTATGGGTATGCAAATATATTAATCTTGAAAAATAGTGACTTTCTTACAAAAATGAGACTAATTCCGAGTGTTATGGAAGGGGCTGTTGAGAAAAATAAAGATGTAGTTTTTTTAAAAGCTAGTAATATAAAAATATGCTCTACAGAAGATATTGAGACAGATTTAGATGGAGATAAGGGAGATAATCTTCCAGTTGAAATTGAAGTATTAAAAAAACATATAGAAGTTTATTATTAAAATATTAGGACTTTAATATTAAGTAAATAATCAAGTAAAATAGACTAAGATATTGATATATTAAAAAATCTAGGTTAATATATAATATTGTAGACTAAAATATAGAATAATTATATAAATATAAATGGTAATGGAGGATTATTAATGGCAGATTATAAAATTGTTGTATCTGAAAAATTAAAAAGCCAAATAGAAGATATGACGTTGGAAGAAATACAAGCATTGATTGAAATTCCACCTAATAAAGAAATGGGTGATTATGCTTTTCCATGCTTTAAATTAGCTAAATTATTTAGAAAAGCTCCGAATATGATAGCACAGGACATAGCAGAAAAAATAGAAGTTGGCGATGGAATAGATAAAGTTGTAAATCTAGGAGCATATGTAAATTTCTTCGTGAGCAAGGGTGAATTAGCAGAAAAAGTAATAAAGCAGATTTTTGATGAGAAGGAAAACTATGGTAAGAGTGATATCGGGAAAGGAAAAAATATTACAATAGATTTCTCATCACCTAATATAGCAAAGCCATTCCATATAGGTCATATTAGAACAACAGTAATAGGTAATGCACTTTATAAAATATATAATTCTCAAGGCTTTAATGTAATTAGAATAAATCATTTAGGAGATTATGGTACTCAGTTTGGTAAGTTGATAGTAGCTTACAAGCTATGGGGAAATAAAGAAGCAGTTGAAAAAGAACCAATAAAAGAGTTGTTAAAGTTATATGTAAAATTCCATGATGAAGCAGAGCAAAAACCAGAAATGGAAGATGAAGCTAGGGCATGGTTTACTAAGCTTGAAAATGGAGATCCAGAAGCAAAAGAATTATGGCAGTGGTTTAGAGATGAAAGTTTGAAGGAATTTCAAAGAGTATATGACTTATTAGAAATTGACTTTGATTCACTGGCAGGAGAAAGTTTCTATTCTGATAAGATGCCAGCTATAATTGATGAATTAAATAGCAAAAATTTAATGATTGAATCAAAGGGAACAAATATAGTTGATTTAGAAGATGTAAATCTTCCTCCAGCTTTGATTCAGAAAAATGATGGTTCTTCATTATATTTGACTAGAGATTTGGCAGCAGCCGAATATAGAAAAAAAACATACGATTTTTATAAAGCAATTTATGTTGTAGGATCACAGCAGGAATTGCATTTCAAACAATTGTTCAATGTTCTTAGAAAAATGGGATATGAATGGTATAAGGATATGATACATGTTCAATTTGGTATGGTTGCTCTTGAAGAGGGAACAATGTCAACTAGAAAAGGTAGAGTGGTGTTTCTCGAAGATGTATTAAAACAGGCTATAGATAAGACTAGGGAGATAGTTAAAGAAAAGAATCCTGATGCAGAAAATATAGATAAGATAGCTAGAGAAGTCGGTGTAGGAGCTGTTGTATTCCAAGAATTATCTAATAGTAGAATAAAGGATTATACTTTCTCTTGGGAAAGGACTCTTAGTTTTGAGGGTGAAACTGGACCATATGTACAGTATACTCATGCTAGATGTTGTGCCGTAAAGAGAAAGGCCAATGTGTATATAAGCTCTGATATAGATTTTAACTTACTTACAGATGAAGACTCAACAGATGTAATAAAGGTGTTAGAATCGTTTAATAAGTCAATAGTACATGCTATGAATAAAAATGAACCACACATTGTGACTAGATTTGTACTAGATTTAGCTCAAGCCTTTAATAAATTCTATCACAATAATATTATTATTAGCGATGATATAGAACTAAGAAATGCTAGGCTTGCATTAGTAGAAGCAACTAGACAAACTATAGAGAATTCATTAGCTATACTAGGAATGAAGTCTCCAGAAAAAATGTAAAAGTTTTTGTTGGTAAAATATTTTTATGTGAAATAAATGTGAATTTATTAAAAAAAATTAACGTTATATTAACTTTAAATTCATATTGTATTGAAATTAATTTCATAGAGTTGTATAATCTAGAGGGGACTATATTTTGCCCCTCTTAAATTTTATATGGAGGTATTTTTATGATTACATTTATTATTGGTTTAGTAATACTAATCGTAGGTGGAATGGCTTATGGTAAATTCGTTGAAAACGTATTTGAACCAGATGATAGACCAACTCCAGCTACAAGTATCAACGATGGTGTTGATTACGTTCCTATGGATAAGAAGAAGAATGCTTTAATAGAATTGCTTAATATAGCTGGAACGGGTCCCATATTAGGACCAATTCAGGGTATATTATTTGGACCTATAGCATTTATATTAATTCCAATAGGCTGTGTTCTTGGAGGAGCAATGCATGACTATTTCTGTGGTATGATATCAATCAGAAGCAAAGGTATGCAGATGCCAGCATTAATAAAAGAACATCTTGGAAATAAGGTGTACAAGATATATAATATCTTTGTTATTTTCCTAATGATATTAGTTGGAGCTGTATTTATTTATACTCCAGGAGATCTTATCATTGTAAACTTATTAAAACAAAAGTCTATTATAGGAAATCCAATAGTTTGGGTAGTGTATGGTTGTATATTCTTATATTATTTAGCGGCTACACTTTTCCCAATAGATAAAATTATAGGTAAAGTGTATCCGATATTTGGTGCTATACTATTATTGTCAGCAATTGGTATATTCTTTGGTCTATTCTTTAAAGGTTACAAGTTAGATAACTTATCTATGGCGAATTGGATGGGATCACATCCACAGGGAGTACCTCTACTACCGGTATTCTTTGTAACAGTAGCATGTGGTATAGTTTCTGGATTCCACTCAACTCAGGCAACTTTGATAGGTAGATCAGTTAAAGATGAAAGAGAAGGAAAACATACTTTCTATGACATGATGATACTTGAAGGTTTCATAGCGATGATATGGGCAGCAGCAGCTATGGGTATATACAATTATGGTGTACCTGCAGAATTAGTTGGTAAGCCAGCAATAATAGGTTTAGTTGCCAATGATATGTTAGGTAAAATCGGTGGATTAGTAGCTATTATAGGTGTCATAGTACTTCCAATCACATCAGGAGATACTTCACTAAGAGCTGCTAGACTTATGATAGCAGACGCCATAGGTTATGATCAGTCTAAACCATTAAATAGAGTTATACTAAGTGCATTTATATTTACTCCAGTTATAGCTATATTAATATTTGCAAAGATTGATGCTAAGGGATTCAATATATTATGGCAATATTTTGCATGGGCAAACCAGACAATAGCTGTTTTTGCTTTTGCAATGATTTCATTATATTTATATAAATTAAAGAAGCCATACATAATTTCTTTAATACCAGGTATGTTCTATACATTCATTATTTCATCTTATTTATTAGGTGCTAAAATTGGATTTAATGTACCTCAGAATATAGCAAATATAGTGGGTGTAGTACTTGCTATAATATATGCTTATTTAATTGTAAAAGCAGGCAAGAAATCTTTACAAAATAGTGAAAGATTGGCAGCATAATAATACTTATAATCTTAAAAACCTCCAGTTATCTGGGGGTTTTTTCTTGAATTAAATAGACTTGTTTACATATTTAAGCATTAAAGTTAAAATATAAGCTAGAGGTAAAATATTTAGAAGGAGTTTGGCATGAAAAAATTAGAAGAAAATATAGAAAAATTATATAAGGATTTATTTTTGTGTGAATCTCAATCTATGCAGTATTTGATATTAATAGGAAGTAAGGTTATAGAATTAAATCAAAATAATAATATTATAGTAAATATAGACAGACTATATGATGAATTTGTGTATTTTAAATATTACCATAGAGAAAAAGTTAACTATGGAATAAAATTTTTTATTCCTTTAATGTTAGTTTCAAGAAATTTCCAAGCTTATGAATATACACTAATTGATTATTTAGACAAGTATACTAGATTTTTCTTTATTGAAGATAAAAAAAACACTTATTTTTTAGATATTATGACTTTAGATATTTTAATTAGATCCCTAATTATAGATAGAAATTTTATGAAAAATAGTGATAAATATGAAGAATTTATTTCAAAATTACTGGATAAGGTTAAGGAATATAATCCACAAGGTATTAGTAAAAAAGATATGATACATTTTCAGCTTGAAAAAATAAAATATATAGAAGATATACATAAAATTGAATGGAATGAGTTTTATTCTAGATTCAAAGTATTAGAAATTATAAATAGATTGAAGAACACAGAAGAAAGAAAAGTAGACAAAGATGTTTTCAAGTTAAGAGAACAAACTATATTATTTTATTATTTTATCAATTTTATAGACAATCAAAATATATCAAAAAATGAAAATACAAACTTGTGTATGGAAAATAGTAGCAATACATTCACAAAGGACTTTATAGAATCTATGGGCAAATATATCATAAAACTAAGAAATAAAGCTGTGAGTAAAAATAAATATGAAAGAATTGGACAAAAGCCTAATCCTAGAAATTTTGTGTCTTATAGGGTGGGTAAAGAATTTACAGATCCCATATTAAATAATTCTAAAATTATAGAAAAAGAAATTGAAAATGATGAATGCAAAATGAAATTGAGTACTAAGACAGGTATTTATGAATTTATTTTGCCAATTAAAACAAAATAGGTGGTGATTAGGTGAAAGTATTGTTGAGCACCTTAAATTCCAAATTCATACATACCAATCTGGCTATTAGGTATATTAGAGAATACTCAAGAGATTTGGAAGGTAAGGAATATAAGGTTGATTTAAAAGAATATACCATAAATAATTCTATAGATTATATAATAAAAGATATATATAAAAGAAAAATTGATATTTTAGCCATGTCAACATATATATGGAACATAGAAGATACTATTAGATTATGTGAAAACCTAAAAAAAATAAATCCTGATTTAATAATAATATTGGGTGGTCCGGAAGTTTCATATGATTATATTGATTCAATAAATAAGTATAAATGTATAGATTATATATTATATGGAGAAGGCGAAAGAATTTATAGAGAGTTGATTGAGAATTTGCTAGGAAAAATTGATATAAGTAAGGTTCGAGGTATTGCATATAGAAAAGGGGGCTATGCAGTAGAGAACCCTCCTATGCCTTTGATAGAAAATTTAAATGATATACCAAGTCCTTACGAAAATATAGATGTACGCGAGTATGAAAATAAAATAGTATATTTTGAATCATCTAGAGGATGTCCTTTTAATTGTCAATATTGTTTGTCATCAGCTATTAAAGGACTTAGGTACTTCTCTACTGATAGGATAAAAAGAGATTTAAAAAATTTAATAGATGCAAGGGTATCTCAAATAAAATTTATAGATAGAACTTTTAATGCAAATAGAGAGATTGCAAAAAATATAATGAGATTTTTGATGGAAAACGACAATGGAATTACGACTTATCATTTTGAAGTCACAGCTCATTTGATTGATGATGATATGTTGCATTTTTTAAAAAATTGTAAACCAGGTCTATTCCAGTTTGAAATAGGTGTACAATCTACAAATCTACAAACATTAAAAGCAGTTGGAAGATATGATGATTTCAAAAGATTAACAAAGGTAGTAAACACAATTAGTTCATATAGGAATATTCATCAACACTTGGATCTTATAGCCGGGCTGCCATATGAAGATTTTGACAGATTTTCACAGTCTTTTGATGATGTATTCAGCTTAAAGTCTCAATGCTTACAGCTTGGTTTTTTAAAAATGATAAAGGGAACAGGGATTAGAGAGCGGTCAGATGAATTTGATTATGTGTATAAGGACTATCCTCCATATGAGATATTATCTAATAAATTTATGACATATGAACAAATTTTAGAATTAAAGGATATAGAAGAAATATTGGAAATTTATTATAATTCGAGGAATTTTTCTTTATCTATAGAATACTTACTAGAGAGATATTATGATAGTCCATTTAAATTTTTTAGGGAAATGGCTTCATATTTTAATGAAAATGGATACTTTGATTTAGCTAATGCAAAAAATAAATTATATGAAATTTTACTAGATTTTGCTAAAGAAAGAGTATTTAAATCTAAAAATAAATTAATAGAAAATGATATTTTTAATGAAGTAGTAAAGTTTGACTATATATCTATTGGAAAGGTAACTAGTCTGCCAGTGTTTTTAAATAGGATAGATGTAAATGATTATAAAAACAAAGGACATAAATTCTTGCAAATAGAGGAGAATCAAGTAAAGTATACACCTAATAATGAATTTCAAGCAGCTAAAAATATAATAAGGCATGTTCACTTTGAAGAATTTAAGTACAATATTATGGATATTAAAAAGGATTTAAAATGTAAAATTGAACAAAGGCAAAATACAATTTTATTCTATTACAATATAGATAAAATATTTGAAAAATCATATGCTTATGAGGTAATTCTACCTTAAAATAAATTACTGTGTTATAATAGGGTGTTATAGTTTTGAAAAGAGGTAAATTATGAAAAATAGAATAGAAAAATACATATTAGAAAAGTCTGAGGAATTGGTCTTTATTACAATAAATGAATCAAGCGAATTGAATTTGCCAGGCTATGAAATACCCGAAGAAGGATTA includes these proteins:
- a CDS encoding endonuclease MutS2, with protein sequence MDNKYFNVLELEKIIDLLSQKASSELGRNIIKNLEPMSDYYKVKNSLEETSEAQSILIKRGHIPLAGINDIANYTKRAELGAVLDAASLLKVCDTMRASRLISNILSKNIKVETFGNEETSVWQNDDTINYPIIQSLASSLYIHKDIEEDIGNAIVSEIEISDSASSELRNIRRKIIQKNQSIRSRLNTIISSTTYQKYLQDAIISMRGDRFVVPVKSEYRSVVNGIVHDQSSSGATLFIEPMSIVDMNNDLRQLKLREREEIDRILADLSDKVGSVCRELISNQEILARIDFAFSKAKLSISMRAIEPVLNSNNKFKIIKGRHPLLEKDKVVANTVYLGDEFSTLLITGPNTGGKTVTIKMVGLFALMTQCGLHIPADYGSSMCVFDNIFADIGDAQSIEQNLSTFSSHMTRIVDITQQVSKKSLVIFDELGAGTDPEEGEALAIAILEDIKRAGALCIATTHYSALKKYALAKKDVENAAVEFDMDTLSPTYRLMIGVPGKSNAFEISKKIGLKTYIIEEAKEFLSSDDIELEEVLQGIEKNRIKIDEELENIELLKKEIEFNKEQYERKINKFQASKDKMLEDARSQAFSIVRDTKESSEKIIKELKELEKINEAKDRDRRIESIRKEISQNMGSLQPSLESIVVPKYSSKEIKSLKPGQNVDIVTLRQEGVIISSDDKKKEALVQVGIMKMMLPYKSLKVSDKKAKSNVSKSTRKIIRSKSGNIKREVDLRGMNLEEAIMEVEKYLDDASMAGHEEVTIIHGMGTGVLKKGINEWLKKNVHAKSFRPGQYGEGGPGVTIVKIK
- a CDS encoding diacylglycerol/lipid kinase family protein, giving the protein MKKVMVIINPTAGSTKGPKYIEKIQKKFSTFFDEIDIRITKKSKDASEFSGQACDLGYHSIFALGGDGTVNEVISGMALKEYRPKFGILPGGTVNMLARMLNIPMRVDWAIKRLDFNRYTPLDIGKANDKYFAYIFSIGVVAEAIHNVGIDEKTRYGPMAYAFSTIKNIRDDKVKQVSIETEKDKYYGPASHVLILLRDTFGHMRLVEDEDEYGYANILILKNSDFLTKMRLIPSVMEGAVEKNKDVVFLKASNIKICSTEDIETDLDGDKGDNLPVEIEVLKKHIEVYY
- the argS gene encoding arginine--tRNA ligase codes for the protein MADYKIVVSEKLKSQIEDMTLEEIQALIEIPPNKEMGDYAFPCFKLAKLFRKAPNMIAQDIAEKIEVGDGIDKVVNLGAYVNFFVSKGELAEKVIKQIFDEKENYGKSDIGKGKNITIDFSSPNIAKPFHIGHIRTTVIGNALYKIYNSQGFNVIRINHLGDYGTQFGKLIVAYKLWGNKEAVEKEPIKELLKLYVKFHDEAEQKPEMEDEARAWFTKLENGDPEAKELWQWFRDESLKEFQRVYDLLEIDFDSLAGESFYSDKMPAIIDELNSKNLMIESKGTNIVDLEDVNLPPALIQKNDGSSLYLTRDLAAAEYRKKTYDFYKAIYVVGSQQELHFKQLFNVLRKMGYEWYKDMIHVQFGMVALEEGTMSTRKGRVVFLEDVLKQAIDKTREIVKEKNPDAENIDKIAREVGVGAVVFQELSNSRIKDYTFSWERTLSFEGETGPYVQYTHARCCAVKRKANVYISSDIDFNLLTDEDSTDVIKVLESFNKSIVHAMNKNEPHIVTRFVLDLAQAFNKFYHNNIIISDDIELRNARLALVEATRQTIENSLAILGMKSPEKM
- a CDS encoding carbon starvation CstA family protein — encoded protein: MITFIIGLVILIVGGMAYGKFVENVFEPDDRPTPATSINDGVDYVPMDKKKNALIELLNIAGTGPILGPIQGILFGPIAFILIPIGCVLGGAMHDYFCGMISIRSKGMQMPALIKEHLGNKVYKIYNIFVIFLMILVGAVFIYTPGDLIIVNLLKQKSIIGNPIVWVVYGCIFLYYLAATLFPIDKIIGKVYPIFGAILLLSAIGIFFGLFFKGYKLDNLSMANWMGSHPQGVPLLPVFFVTVACGIVSGFHSTQATLIGRSVKDEREGKHTFYDMMILEGFIAMIWAAAAMGIYNYGVPAELVGKPAIIGLVANDMLGKIGGLVAIIGVIVLPITSGDTSLRAARLMIADAIGYDQSKPLNRVILSAFIFTPVIAILIFAKIDAKGFNILWQYFAWANQTIAVFAFAMISLYLYKLKKPYIISLIPGMFYTFIISSYLLGAKIGFNVPQNIANIVGVVLAIIYAYLIVKAGKKSLQNSERLAA
- a CDS encoding B12-binding domain-containing radical SAM protein, with product MKVLLSTLNSKFIHTNLAIRYIREYSRDLEGKEYKVDLKEYTINNSIDYIIKDIYKRKIDILAMSTYIWNIEDTIRLCENLKKINPDLIIILGGPEVSYDYIDSINKYKCIDYILYGEGERIYRELIENLLGKIDISKVRGIAYRKGGYAVENPPMPLIENLNDIPSPYENIDVREYENKIVYFESSRGCPFNCQYCLSSAIKGLRYFSTDRIKRDLKNLIDARVSQIKFIDRTFNANREIAKNIMRFLMENDNGITTYHFEVTAHLIDDDMLHFLKNCKPGLFQFEIGVQSTNLQTLKAVGRYDDFKRLTKVVNTISSYRNIHQHLDLIAGLPYEDFDRFSQSFDDVFSLKSQCLQLGFLKMIKGTGIRERSDEFDYVYKDYPPYEILSNKFMTYEQILELKDIEEILEIYYNSRNFSLSIEYLLERYYDSPFKFFREMASYFNENGYFDLANAKNKLYEILLDFAKERVFKSKNKLIENDIFNEVVKFDYISIGKVTSLPVFLNRIDVNDYKNKGHKFLQIEENQVKYTPNNEFQAAKNIIRHVHFEEFKYNIMDIKKDLKCKIEQRQNTILFYYNIDKIFEKSYAYEVILP